The Raphanus sativus cultivar WK10039 unplaced genomic scaffold, ASM80110v3 Scaffold2883, whole genome shotgun sequence region AACTATGTTACTTTTAACTAGAGAATCTGAAagataaatcaacattaaaatTGTTGTAAAAAGAATAATTACTTTGTACAAACTTTTCTgtcattaaatattttgtttttggaatGGGTTAGATGACGAAGTTGATAATTTTTTACACTATTCAAATTCTTCCAAATGATAAATGAAATACGGTCATTATATTGGTATAAACACCATTTTCGCCGAATGAAATCAGTGTTTCTAAACACCACCTCAGATTCATCATTTAGTCAAATAAAGATGGCTTTTAAATTGGTCATATAACCGTTTCAGGTTATTTGACGATCAATCATATGAGAAATGTCAATCTAAGTTTCACGTTAGAAATTATACAAAAGAGAATTTAATATGTAAAGAGAAAAACTCGACAAATTCAACACCCTAATTCATTGATGGTGGCTGGTTGGATGGCCGACCTTATAACTTTTGGATTCTAAAACATTGTAGTatgatttttaaactaaaaagaaattagatAATTTAAGAGTTTCtatgtatctatattattatttcttaaTAATTTAAGAATTTCAAGTTAATGTTACAATTGGCTATGTCCAAAAATTATTTCTTCTAGCAGGCGATGAGACTCATATTagtaatatatgatttattccAATGAAAAAGAGCAAATGTATACACATGACatgccaaaagaaaaaactaaatgaGTAGATAGATACTACTAAAATGAAGAAAACTAAAGAACACCTAATTATACATGCTCATTTTCGCGACCCATCTCCCTAACCATAATCCCATTCTTGATCTCTTCTTCAGTATACATATAAGCCAGGCCACCATGACTCGTCGGATCCATCCCGGCGATCTCATCCTCCGACGGTATCCTCAACAGTTCCAGCTTATGCAGCACAAAAAACAAAGTCCCCATCGTCACACTAACCCAACCCGTAATCACCACAATCTGCACAACGTGCGCTGCAAGCAACCTCCATCCCCCTCCCATCAGCAGCCCGTACGGTCTGTTAGGATCACCTCCAAAGATCTCGGAAACATACGTTTTATCCGCAAACAAACCGGTGAATATAATCCCCCACGCGCCACAACCACCGTGAAGCTGAGCCGCTTCCAACGGATCGTCGTACCTCAACTTATCTGCTAGCTTGTTGAATCCCATCAGCACCCACGCAGCAACAAACCCGCAGAGAACCGCCGCCCACGGTTCAACAACCGAGCAACCACCGGTTATCGCCGCGAACCCGCCTAGCAAACCGTTACACACGTCAGTCACGTTCCAATACCCGTCTATAAGTCTTTTCCCGAACAGAGTCGTCAACGCCGCCGTGCACCCAGCTAGCGTAGTCGTAACAGCTGTCCTCCCGACAGCGCTCCACTGTCCGTAGAACGAGCTCCCGGGAGACGAACCGTAAGATTTGTTAATGATCGCAAACGAACCGGGGTTAAACCCGTACCAACCGAACCATAGTAAAAATGTACCGAGCACAACCAACGTCGCGCTGTGACCACGCAACGTAACCGGTTTACCTCTATTCTCAAACCGGCCGATCCTCGGTCCTTCGATCAACGCTCCCCATAAACCGGCTATCCCTCCAACCATGTGAACGACGCCGGATCCAGCGAAATCAATCACACCCGATCCAAACAGAAGGTTCTCCGCTCTAGCGGGAGACGCCCAACCATCAGAAGACCAGAACCAATGAGAAACAATCGGGTAAACCAACCCGGTTAAGAAAGACGAATAAATCAAATAAGCGACGAACTGCGTCCTCTCGGCGATGGACCCGCTGGTGATCCCCGCGGCGGCGATGGCGAACGTCCACTGATAAAGAAAGTAAGGATAGTCGAAAGAAGCCTTCGGGAAGCCGCTCATGGCGAAGAAGTGTTTCCCGATGAAGCCGTTGGAGGGAGAGCCGTAGGCGAAGGCGAAGCCGAAGAGGTAGTAGAAGAGACCTCCGGCGGCGGCGTCGATGACGTTCGTGAGCATTATGTTCATCGTGTTCTTGGCCCTGACGGAGCCGGCGCAGAGCATGGCGAAGCCGAGCTGCATCGCGAAGACGAGGTAGGCCGAGAAGAGGAGGTACGTGTTGTCTATCGCGTAAGACGCGTCGGTGAATTTGCCGGAGATCGTCTCGAATCTCCCGCAGATGAATTCCGCCGCGGCGGTGGCTGCGGCGGTGGAGTTGGCTCCTCCGCCTGATAGCAAGGGGATGAGATCAGAGGCGGAGCAAGAGAGAGACGAAGACATTTTCAGAAATGATGAAGAATGTTGAGAGATTAGTGTTTTTTTATACAGGAGGGGGAGAGATTCTCGAGATTCTGTTTTGAATCTTTTTAGAGAATTGAATCTCTCTGTATTTAAcaataaatagtttataaaactGAAAGAATATTTCTAAATTCTAAGATTCTCATAACTGATTTTTTCCactatttatgtttattttgacTTTTCTTCACTAGAATTATGGAAGGCCGtaatttttttctccaagtaaattgtttttaaagtTCCCGAAAATGAATGgactgaatatttttttgtgcaaaAGATCTtgaccatatatttttttttgaatttacttCTTTATTGGGTGATTTACCATAAATAAGTGACGGAATCTATTTTACTTTTGTTACTAAACTTGAATTTAATCAATCAAAAGATTATGGAACTTAGATTGATATTGAAAtctgtccaaaaaaaaaaacaaaagaaaagactgaTAACTAGGCCTACTGATAACAATATGTTTTCGTAAACTAAACGTCCTAACCAAAAAGCTCTTGGCTAATACTACTATGTACATACTGATTCTAAATTTAACTAATATGAAAATACAATCCTAATGTTCGAATCATCCAAAGAAGGCTTCGAAACCGAATTGGACCAGACAAAGGAACGAGCCGGATCAATCCGGGTAGTGCTGTCCAATGTCCATGAGCCAGTCCTCAATCTCCGAAAGTGCTCTATTGAcacttctttgttgttgttgctgctgctgctgctgctgcttcgcCTGAGGATTAGGTGGTCCAGACGAAACTGCACTTGTCCGGCTAAATTGTCTACCGTATGATGTTCGACTTAGAGGTGATACATAATCACCAAACGCCTGCTGTGAATTGCTTTGTAAAGCCGTGGGAGGAGTGACGTAAGGGTTATACGGGAAGCCTTGAGCAACATCCAAAGGAGTAGAGCGTAAACTTGGTCTTTGTGGAGTCCATGAGAGAGATTTGGAAGAGAACACTTGGGGGATTGGGTTACCATTATTAAACCTATCATTTTGGTTTTGGTATAACTGATGAGGAGCACGAGGTTGTAGATTTTGCGGAAAGGTTCTTGGTTGCTCGGATCTGTAACCAGGTCTGATGTACGTGTTCGAGCGAGGCGCAACCATAGTAGATGGCCCAAACTGGTTTACAGGGGAATACCAAGTGTTTTGTAGCATAGTTTGAGGCGGAAGTAATGTTCCACTCCTAGTGCATTCACGTTGATTCTTCCATACCTGATCTTTATCATTGGCATGACAGTGATTATAGGTTGAGATACCAATGCACCAGTGAGGACACGGGGCACGTATGTCACAAACATAACAGTGACACTGTAGCAAAACCATTAGCAAGAGAAGCATTCCATCAGTATAAAAGAAAGAtggaaaagcaaaaaaaaaaaagacagtgtCTCACCATGTCACAATACTTGTCGTGTGACGTGGAATTGAAAGGGTACTTAGCGCAGGCATGTCGCGGATGTGGGAAGTCTATACAAGCTATctataaaagaacaaaacaactTCACTTTCAATAATCCTATATGTTGCTAAAAGTAAAACACTTTAATATAGAAAAATCCTACGTACAAGTTCCAAGTAATGATTGATGAGGGTTTTGATAACTTTTTACCTCACCCTTTTGCCCTAGCACAAGGATGTCGTCATCGGCTTCACAAGTGTGAAGTGTAGTCTCCTTTACCTTTGTCTTGTAAGGATCACCATCTAATACCACACAATCATCGTCGTCCTCCACCGTTAAATCCTCGGAAACTGGTTTCCATTGACAAGTACGCTTAGGTATGTCATCGTCAAAGAAAGAAGTGTGATCGACTAGTTTATGATCCTCCTCGTCTGAACTAAGATAAATGATGTCATTCATCatcgattttttttcttcttcttcttcttctcttcgttTTCTTCCTCCAAAAAAGACGGTAAATCCAATGAAAATTCAAAGGAGAAGAGAGATAGCAGAAGGGTGTTGATGAGTCAACACTCAAACGAGAGATCTAGAgatattcgttttttttttcctttcacctCCGAAAAAGGAGAACCGTTAAAGTAGTAGGATGGCGCAGAAATACAAGGAAAACAGAGCGGATTAGGGTTTGGTATCGGAgaagaaatcaatttttaaaaggTTAACAAGTTgttaaatcattttattaatttaggcCAGGCCCAAATCCTAAACTAATATACTTAAATcagaattattaaattttgattttgattgaAGAGATTACATGCGAAAATCCTTAGCTCTCGCTTTTAAAACCTGCGAAATTAGTAATTTTGAGCGTTTTTATAGCGATACAATAAACTCAAACACTTACAGTTCAAATAGCCTTTTATTTCGTGAAATATATATTGTCAAGCatacaaacaatatcataaaataatagtaatcatttgatgaaaaaaaaaaaaaataatagtaatcatTTAGTCAAAAATACCAATAGTAATTATTTAGTTCCTCCATCCAAGATGTATAGAGAAGAGTTTAATATAATTGTGCGAAAATGAATTGACagatagtttttttaaatattctcaatattttttgttgtggATGGAGGCATGCTTCTGTATAATCCGCCATGCTTCATTCACATGCTTCTCCTCTGTTAACGGTGCACCAACAGCAAATCGTAAAATGAACTTTCCCGACAGAACCTATTGACATAATTTAGTtaagtttcgatttttattaattaaataatcattttttcaaaacaaaatatattttatttattatatagattTAACTCACCGTGTGAGAGATGAAGATCTTGCCGGTGGAGTTGACGGTCGCAAGCAATTCACGGTTTCGTTCGTTACACTTGTCTTCATCACCATCAACAGGAGCCAATCGAAAGCAAACGAGCGAAAAATACCGAGTAGTGACAAccttcaaatttatataaaaacatattaacCAATAGTTTCAGTTGGTTGATCccaaggaaaaaataaaatattcattatacaATAAATACATGTGACGTTTAAATAAGTTTTCTATTTCTTTGTTTCATATGTATTTATTACCTCGAAATGTGCATCTTGAGctacataatcttcaaaatgcTTAGCGAGATTGACATGGTCTCTTATAAAGTTTCTCAAGTTCTTGGCACCATAGAGCCTTAAGACCATCCATAACTTTAGTGATCTGTGTACATCAAATTTGAGTACCGCATACATTTATATAAGTTATTACTTATAACCTCAACTGTAAGTACGACGAACCTGAATCTCCGGGAAAGAGAAATTTGCCAATCTTTATAATTTACGACCTCATCTCGCTTAGAAACCTGATATCCGTTagatcattatatatatactctcaCACAACATATTTTCCATCCTAAGCACATATGAAAATTTAAGTATCTTTGGCTCTTTGCTAACGGGTCATTTTAACCACAATATGCTGATATATATCTTAGCTAGtagtattattttttgaatCATTTCATATGCATCTTGCTACTTGAATGACAACATATAATTCAATCGTCATTACAGAATGATGGTCTTTACTAGTTCTTAGCAAAATAAAGAACATGAGAGGGACTTTTTACCTTGTATTCAAGATACTCAGGATTTGTTTTGAGTGCATTGATGAGAGAGTACCGATCCTTTATAattccaaacaaacaaaaaggttGTTGGATATAACGTGACTAAACAGTATAATAATCTGAAAATGAAAGTATAGAGTACCGATCCTTTATAattccaaacaaacaaaaaggttGTTGGATATAACGTGACTAAACAGTATAATAATCTGAAAATGAAAGTATTTAACTAGTTATACTATATACTAAGGGAAAAGGGATAATAACCAACCTTTACCCAAAGTGGTGAACAAGTTTGATTAGCAAATAACCATTTATGAGCATTGATGTTAAAGGAGTCTGCGTTTTCAACTCCATCAATATGTTTTCGAAATTCTGGGCATATACATGCATTCCCTGCATAAGCTGCATCCACGTGCATCCATATCCCGTAGCTCTACACaacatcaatattttttttttgtcacaaaacaTCAATATCTATTAGCCAAATTAAATCATACTTTAATTAAGTATATTTGCAGTAGCTGAAGCAATGTTATAACTGCTGTGTAGGAACTAGATTAAGAACATGGTTTATGCACTCCATACCATATAAACTAGCCAATTACTGTTACTACTACATATGTGTATATTTATTTACCTTTGCAATTTTTCCTAATGGGACCAACGGATCAACTGCAGCTGAAGACGTTGTACCAACCTGACAACccacattttaataatttagcaATGGGCTAAATTAATTCCAACAAAATTAGGTACATCATAATCCACAACTCGTATTATTATTGGTTGACAATTCtttcatataattattaattaattaaatttgtttttttttaatttaaagctAGTTAAGTAATTTACTGTGGCACAAATGAAGAAAGGGATAAATCCTGTTTCGAGATCACTAGAAATAGATTCTTCAAGTGATTTTGGAGTCATTCCATAATTTGTGGAAGAATCTGTTTTGAGCAACCTAATGTTTTCTTCATGTATTCCACCGATCTACATAAAAGATCACCACATATATATGACTTGTATAACTAATTAGTCAgttaatttaatgttttaagaaaatatatatacgaaCCAGGCAAGCCTTTCGAAAACTGGAATGAGTTTGGTCCGATGCATACACAACAAGCTGAGAGAGTGATGTGTTGCCAACTTTTTTCATTATCCTGTCTCTGGCAGCTAATACTACCACAAGCACTGCTTCACATCCGGTCCCTTGGATCACTCCTCCTCCATTCCCttcatttttatcaaattattcAATTAAATGCTTAAAGGATACGGTTAAAAATATATGCTCTATTCTTTCTTTTAGCAATATATCATTTAGTAGTTacaaatattgttaatatataattcaaaaaaataatcaataggAACACAGTTTCATGTACTCATTTTGATATGTGTGGTCATAGTTTCTTTACTTTACACACTTataataactctataaatttTGTAACTAATTCTGCGGCCAGCTATACATTTCTTCACCAGTTAGAAGAACATTTATGCAAATCATATGGGCTAAACATTTGAGACGTTCCGCCAATGTGGGTGCTATAAGGTTTAAATAATCAAGAACCTATGGAGAGAAAATGGTCGGGAAGTTGGAGCAGTTTGGCAAGCCAATCGAGAACGATGACTTCGAGCTCAGTGGCAACTGGAGAAGTGAGCCAGGTGAAACCGACGACGCTTAGGCCGGCGCTTAGCATTTCTCCCAAGAATCCGGCTACACTCGTGCTTGACGCATAGTATGCAAAGTAACTCGGGCTTTGCCAATGAGTTAGACCCGGAATTATCTTCTTTGAAACGTCTGTATATAAATTATGacaaaattcaaattaaaagaaaagtgaATAATAACATATACATATGCTTATTCGTACGTGTACGTGCAATGCATGCTGCGTCAAGCAGAAACAAATCTGTATTGATTAAGTACCGTGGAGAAGTTCTTTCAACGGTTCAGGGTGGTCAGGTGCTGAATCAGGCAACATGTCCCGGAGATAACCAGGCTGCGTCAAATCACCCACAGCATatacagttaaaaaaaaaattacataaatgaCCATAATCAAATAGCGAGGTTACAGTTATATACATGTAGTAAAAAAgaatctaataaatatatattgtttgttttatatataaaccaaaagagagagaagagaccaAATCTGAACTTGAGAAAGAACAGGGAATCCTGAGGGGAGTCTTCAAGGTTTTTGTAATAATCAGCAATAAAATCAACCATTATGTGGCCTTGCTCTCTCAGCACCTCACTATCCAttggtttcatttttttcacCTTTTCTCCGTTAACTTTTCCATTACCATTAACGTAGCCGTTGCCATGCCCATCACCGATGCCATGGCCATTGCTGATGCCGTTACTCTTGCCAATGCCGTTCTCTGTGCCGTTGCCGTATTCCCTGTCACAGATATGTTATTTAAACAATTGTAAACTAAAATATCCcatacatacaaaatatatatgaaatatgttAAACCCGAACTGTTTTTGCATGACGGGGATTTTTGCTCCCTTCTCTTTCCTCTTCTCTCCCTTCCATCTCTAGATTCAAAAAGCTTCAGATCTGATTTGCTCCGGTGCTCGGGGGCTCTGGTCTTCCGTCCGGCGCTCGCGTTAGCCCCGACACCGGAGGCTCCCCTTTCCTCCCTCTTCTCGTTTTCTTTTTGCTCTTCCGACAGATTCGTACTCCCTATCGCCTTGCTTGTCTCTCTGTGTTTGAAGCTTCCCAGAGACACCTTCGCTCGAGAGAAGCTCTATGTCTGGTGAGAGTCCTTTAGCCATGGAGTTACGGCGCGGTGGGTTCTGGCGGCGCTGTCGGAGGAGTCGGCGTTTTAGGGTTTTGGAGGCGGTCCCTTAAGCCGCTTCTAGAGTTGGCTGCGCGTGGAGGCGTGCGTCGGGCTTCTGTTCAGATCCGATCTTAGCTCTCTAGATCTGAGGTCCATGGTCTGCTCGTGGTGGCGAAGGCTGCGGTTCTTTCACCCTCTCCTTGGTGTCTTGGTAAGGGTGAGCTCTGTTTGACTTCGCCATTGGTGTTTCGGAGTTTTATCTAGCTCGATTGCGAGCTTAACCAAAGGCGGTGGTGTGTACCTCTGCTTGAGGTGGTGGTTCGTGGCAGTTCCTGCGGCGTGATGTCAGCGTTGGTCGTCTATGGCCGCTCTGAGACGCTGCTGTGACCTCCCTCCTTTCCGGTTGTTCTCTTCCCGGCTCGTGTTTCAAGAGCCGACCTTTGAAGCTTCGTCGACTGGTTTCCTTGGTCTTTGCTTGTGtgcttttttggtttgattGCTCTGTTGTCACCGGTTGCAGTCTATGATAGTAGTAAGCTTACCGTTCTTAGGTTCTCTAAGACGGCGTTTGGCGATGATGCTCAAGGTTCCGTGTTGTCTGCGGATCTTGTCGGTATCATTGGTGGCTCCATCCGGTGTTTCGCACATCCCGATGCTGTGGCTTCCATTTGGTTTGCCCACAGTAGTGTTGTAGCACTAATGCTTATTTGCAGGTCTTCAAGCAGTTCATGTTCACGTGTAGCGGTCAATTCGTTCCCGTCTTCTTGTCTACCGCTATTGGTTAGGAGGTCTTCGTATCTCTAGGCCATTGCCGGTTAGGCGCTTTTGAAGATTGTATAGAGGGATTTCGAGCAATTTTCATTGGGTACGTGTTCTATTTCCTTGCTTCATCAGTGTCTGTGCTTAATGACGGTGACGGCTATAAGATCTCGAAAAGTTCATCGAGAGTCAGCTACTCTGGAGACGTCACGGAATTCCCGGCATCCGAAAGGAGAACCTCACATTCTTGTGGTCAACGTCTACGGGGAGAACGGCTTTAGATTCCTAAGGATTTTAAAAACAACTTGGCGGATTGTGCCGGGTTTAGTGGGCGGGCGAAACCTTGTTGTAATATATTGAATTGGGAGCTTTTGTTCTGATCGAACTTGTAACCCGAACTGATTGCCCGTTTACGGGatgattttaatataattatttaaaaaaaaaaaaaaaaaaaatgttaaaccctttaacaaaaaatacatatatatatatatatatatatgaaatatgttATCGCCGTCGAGAGCAAACGCCGAATTATGATATAAcacttataatattttatttttctacagAAAATTAAAGAGCAGAGGAGTTGCTTACATCTCGAATGGTATTTGGAAACTGTGTAAGATTGAgt contains the following coding sequences:
- the LOC108840368 gene encoding ammonium transporter 1 member 4-like, with the protein product MSSSLSCSASDLIPLLSGGGANSTAAATAAAEFICGRFETISGKFTDASYAIDNTYLLFSAYLVFAMQLGFAMLCAGSVRAKNTMNIMLTNVIDAAAGGLFYYLFGFAFAYGSPSNGFIGKHFFAMSGFPKASFDYPYFLYQWTFAIAAAGITSGSIAERTQFVAYLIYSSFLTGLVYPIVSHWFWSSDGWASPARAENLLFGSGVIDFAGSGVVHMVGGIAGLWGALIEGPRIGRFENRGKPVTLRGHSATLVVLGTFLLWFGWYGFNPGSFAIINKSYGSSPGSSFYGQWSAVGRTAVTTTLAGCTAALTTLFGKRLIDGYWNVTDVCNGLLGGFAAITGGCSVVEPWAAVLCGFVAAWVLMGFNKLADKLRYDDPLEAAQLHGGCGAWGIIFTGLFADKTYVSEIFGGDPNRPYGLLMGGGWRLLAAHVVQIVVITGWVSVTMGTLFFVLHKLELLRIPSEDEIAGMDPTSHGGLAYMYTEEEIKNGIMVREMGRENEHV
- the LOC130506098 gene encoding RPM1 interacting protein 13-like — encoded protein: MMNDIIYLSSDEEDHKLVDHTSFFDDDIPKRTCQWKPVSEDLTVEDDDDCVVLDGDPYKTKVKETTLHTCEADDDILVLGQKGEIACIDFPHPRHACAKYPFNSTSHDKYCDMCHCYVCDIRAPCPHWCIGISTYNHCHANDKDQVWKNQRECTRSGTLLPPQTMLQNTWYSPVNQFGPSTMVAPRSNTYIRPGYRSEQPRTFPQNLQPRAPHQLYQNQNDRFNNGNPIPQVFSSKSLSWTPQRPSLRSTPLDVAQGFPYNPYVTPPTALQSNSQQAFGDYVSPLSRTSYGRQFSRTSAVSSGPPNPQAKQQQQQQQQQQRSVNRALSEIEDWLMDIGQHYPD
- the LOC108839523 gene encoding tyrosine decarboxylase 2; amino-acid sequence: MLPDSAPDHPEPLKELLHDVSKKIIPGLTHWQSPSYFAYYASSTSVAGFLGEMLSAGLSVVGFTWLTSPVATELEVIVLDWLAKLLQLPDHFLSIGNGGGVIQGTGCEAVLVVVLAARDRIMKKVGNTSLSQLVVYASDQTHSSFRKACLIGGIHEENIRLLKTDSSTNYGMTPKSLEESISSDLETGFIPFFICATVGTTSSAAVDPLVPLGKIAKSYGIWMHVDAAYAGNACICPEFRKHIDGVENADSFNINAHKWLFANQTCSPLWVKDRYSLINALKTNPEYLEYKVSKRDEVVNYKDWQISLSRRFRSLKLWMVLRLYGAKNLRNFIRDHVNLAKHFEDYVAQDAHFEVVTTRYFSLVCFRLAPVDGDEDKCNERNRELLATVNSTGKIFISHTVLSGKFILRFAVGAPLTEEKHVNEAWRIIQKHASIHNKKY